The following are encoded together in the Culex pipiens pallens isolate TS chromosome 1, TS_CPP_V2, whole genome shotgun sequence genome:
- the LOC120426024 gene encoding leucine-rich repeat serine/threonine-protein kinase 1 isoform X5, producing MSWKFREVPKSGAERALDACDYFVDEVIEPWKIPDTREQIRSQKHKNLREAVSSSDDTLVQLLLDSIGPEREIIVNMAPGGANTLLFIASQNGSERIVQQLLEAGADGRAHAVTKYSPLYTAVHNGHSKVAATLLQRFPELVQQLTVERWLPFHAACINGHCPVVELLIKHVYPEELMSSFRDPSGELEWRLAFDPNTQDVTGQTALYVSCLLGNRQLVEMLLNWKVKCVRHSLDIDDNREPPALSSNPLSPTNRRISFGIQSIMSRLSLGRDPGEGRDENTEMRCPLDLNVLCGAARETALLAAVRGGFLDVVTLLLQNGADPNVVARAVEDQNDPKSSDEIYGFSNVPLAEATRQKSLAMVDLLLKYGAKDDQSVALSIAIQNSDEQIVCRLLSIKAHADPDYKINKKAFAGETEYSALPLVGSFTYSSLFPSVATMINWHSNNCRLSVVKMGWLSEAVLACNPKLKGHPRCAQLSLGALTRIDISHNCLTVLPAEILTLGSLRYLNVAQNKIERIPGMEEIDPGSVYQPQKRRSSKVSQLEYSCPVLEELYLQDNRLECIPPRLFLLPSLSILDVSNNKLQELPFELWKSPKLKEFNVAFNFLKDLPSLPNVAEVGGDATEPPSPVTEACLFQGYSYEDSNDSLTRNRLVASLEIVKHHIWSKSLEVTDQELRLPDSKNDNTVSQLSSLNLANNLFTSIPLALPCLAVNLTRLNMSYNSLRSMGHVTSYPASLKQLDLGHNEISCWPSLPRIAASDPHLMCYNPQEPKKNSSKSSVASSGSSGTPYSNEITVVKSSTSSNNITSLRTAVLKSVCVHRRHLRLESLRTLVLADNSLTRIQLSTDDVTTLGESEDAEWSLIGVAKSRLIFPNLSMLDISNNSLKEIPPSIHELTNLSVLNISGNMDITELPPHMGLLSRLWNLNTRGCSLQDPLRSMIDSKKYKTMDIIGYLKSVYEDARPYARMKLMVVGVQGIGKTSLLDQLRNEGPSRNKKQVDHWAKRMGHKNINTKTSRGINMSTVGVDIGDWVCEKKLRGHSTHGPVIFRTWDFGGQKEYYATHQYFLSKRSLYLVLWRIIDGRKGLAEVLQWLGNIQARAPNSPVIIVGTHYDAVGETLPAKKAEELQQIIRDRFIAVSDAEKIGLPRVLDSIEVSCKTGHNVKLLANLIYDTAFSLRSPGCKDLLLYQRVPASYLALEDVVGTISSSLRQFGADPVLDSDRYRQAVTQEMQLRGFKGFRDWSELNQATMFLHDNGVLLHYDDATLRDLYFLDPQWLCDMLAHVVTVREINPFARTGVMKMDDLQHVFKSSCLGTNDNRSYIVSLLNKFEVALSWDARTLLIPSLLPVEEDSTAERVVTVKIATRSKGWVMRATRRNPSTTSYEPVVPSEPQTPTLNNACDIQTLPRPEQTISRLLLMSYFPSGFWSRLITRVLADDQVVEAIRSLYPLEKQAAADPDIAQMLNLSSHWAVWQTGLALYYGSTLVFKMREISVTCPASPYRNPMNRFKLKQDGIWCDIDLTSSSILEIYFPLNALKVRKLDEVGAELTAVEIEANVQCVTQLLALSVDHIDLLLEDWYPTLGTRFVHTSEGRFLVTRLVPCPKCLRDCEDRHVPNFPSQVKPTSAYGPGQRPTLHKRLSVDRRAELGEPSGLNELPGILNDLVPTRKSQDSVGWSDCDSGVGQESADSSRATSIEGHPLVNAGDMPGPPSYSWMVEECILAAYDKKSVACPIHGEIELSRITPDVNFMDLSESYLIKSENVNRGPLLGRGAFGFVFKATCKTRGSKAVIPVAMKMLQPVAPGPRARQSAIIAYKAALGKWERDPLQHSCKAYCTARQELAVLLTLRHPNIVPLIGVCTQPLALVLDLAPKGALDAVLRHFRRSGARIGPYCFQSLVLQAAKAMEYLHRRRVIYRDLKAENILVWEFPEPHADDHPANSVHIKVADYGISRITLPSGSKGFGGTEGFMAPEIMRHNGEEEYTEKVDCFSFGMFLYELIALRQPFEGHEAVKECILEGGRPVLTQRETQFPSYCLDLMVLCWDQQPKVRPSASQIVSIASAPEFTHLIDVISLNHIGNAMDGISCQIASGEDETVISGYELWFPCSNSRVDILLGSNKGWQQYHRILCPAIGTPVKTASGSGYHSQPTTPHSVKQIKLTTACIVEKNVWIGDAEGNIYAFNASDCSHQFSYALEPAQPCPVVALVYLKRFSRVAAGLENGRLFLLDSTLTPSTSVSAEGSFVLSELGSGEQLFSVCPLWRNETECELWCGETDGAMNVFSLKNSHVSGQHHLTHFQTPIPTRGLTVALLEASDDFVYSYVAPGCILYQWRSSGKQIENRLDCSKLVPCSESLKSIAIDEHLSPGKCQVSTMAALNGELYVGTTWGCIIIVEKLSLRPITIFRPFEEDVRCIVPLYGGPVPMVVTVGRGYRSLIDRYTDFTTGQVATPSASSQDKRLKEALLKDRSNNMHALIWTAEHWTPV from the exons ACACCCGCGAGCAGATACGATCCCAGAAGCACAAAAATCTGCGCGAAGCGGTCTCCTCCTCGGATGACACGCTGGTCCAGCTCCTGCTGGACAGCATCGGTCCGGAGCGGGAGATTATCGTAAACATGGCCCCGGGCGGGGCGAACACGCTTTTGTTTAT tgCCTCCCAAAACGGGTCGGAGCGGATCGTGCAGCAGTTGCTGGAAGCCGGTGCCGACGGGAGGGCACATGCCGTGACCAAGTACTCTCCGCTGTACACGGCCGTTCACAACGGGCACTCAAAGGTTGCCGCCACGCTGCTGCAGCGCTTTCCGGAGCTGGTCCAGCAGCTTACCGTGGAACGATGGCTTCCGTTTCATGCAGCTTGCATCAACGGACACTGTCCGGTGGTGGAACTGCTCATCAAGCACGTCTATCCGGAAGAGCTGATGAGCTCGTTTAG AGACCCATCCGGAGAGCTCGAGTGGCGCCTGGCCTTCGACCCAAACACCCAAGACGTCACCGGCCAAACCGCTCTCTACGTCAGCTGCCTGCTCGGGAACCGTCAACTGGTGGAGATGCTCCTGAACTGGAAGGTCAAATGTGTCCGCCACTCGCTAGACATCGATGACAATCGAGAACCACCAGCACTCTCCTCCAACCCGCTCAGCCCCACCAACCGAAGGATCTCGTTCGGAATCCAGTCGATCATGTCGCGGCTAAGTTTGGGCCGGGATCCTGGCGAAGGACGGGATGAAAACACCGAGATGCGATGTCCGCTGGATTTGAACGTGCTGTGCGGGGCGGCACGGGAAACGGCCCTGCTGGCGGCCGTTCGGGGAGGGTTTCTGGACGTGGTGACGCTGCTGCTGCAGAACGGAGCCGATCCGAACGTGGTGGCGCGAGCGGTGGAGGATCAGAATGATCCGAA ATCCTCGGACGAAATCTACGGCTTCTCGAACGTCCCGCTCGCGGAAGCCACGCGCCAAAAATCACTCGCCATGGTCGATCTGCTCCTAAAATACGGCGCCAAAGACGACCAGTCGGTCGCGCTGAGCATCGCGATCCAAAACTCGGACGAGCAGATCGTGTGCCGGCTGCTGTCGATCAAGGCGCACGCCGACCCGGACTACAAGATCAACAAGAAGGCGTTCGCCGGCGAGACGGAGTACAGTGCGTTGCCGCTGGTGGGAAGTTTTACGTACAGTTCGTTGTTTCCCAGCGTGGCTACGATGATCAACTGGCACAGCAACAACTGCCGGCTGTCGGTGGTGAAGATGGGTTGGTTGAGCGAGGCGGTTCTGGCGTGTAATCCGAAGCTGAAGGGTCATCCGAGGTGTGCGCAGCTGTCGTTGGGGGCGTTGACGAGGATTGACATTTCGCATAACTGCTTGACGGTGCTTCCGGCGGAGATTTTGACGTTGGGGAGTTTGCGATATTTGAACGTGGCGCAGAACAAGATTGAGCGCATTCCAGGGATGGAGGAGATTGATCCGGGTTCGGTTTATCAGCCTCAGAAGAGGCGATCTTCGAAGGTTTCGCAGTTGGAGTATAGTTGTCCGGTGCTGGAGGAGTTGTACCTGCAGGACAACCGGCTTGAGTGCATTCCACCGAGGTTGTTCTTGCTGCCGAGTTTGTCGATCTTGGACGTGTCGAACAACAAGCTGCAGGAACTTCCGTTTGAGCTGTGGAAGTCGCCGAAGTTGAAGGAGTTCAATGTGGCgtttaactttttgaaagaTCTACCCTCGCTGCCGAACGTTGCGGAGGTTGGCGGGGACGCAACGGAGCCGCCCTCTCCGGTGACGGAAGCTTGTCTGTTCCAGGGGTATTCGTACGAGGACAGTAACGACTCGTTGACGCGGAATCGCTTGGTTGCCAGCTTGGAGATCGTCAAGCATCACATTTGGTCCAAGTCGTTGGAGGTCACCGATCAGGAGTTGAGGTTACCGGACTCCAAGAATGACAACACCGTCTCCCAGCTGAGCAGTCTGAATCTTGCCAACAACCTGTTCACCAGCATTCCACTTGCCCTGCCCTGTCTTGCCGTGAACCTCACTCGTCTCAACATGTCGTACAACAGCTTGCGATCGATGGGTCACGTAACGAGCTACCCGGCGTCGCTGAAACAGCTCGACCTGGGTCACAACGAGATCAGCTGTTGGCCCAGCTTGCCGCGGATCGCCGCTTCGGACCCGCACCTGATGTGCTACAACCCGCAGGAACCGAAGAAGAACAGCTCGAAGAGTTCGGTCGCGAGCAGTGGAAGCTCGGGGACACCGTACTCGAACGAGATCACGGTCGTCAAGTCGAGTACCAGCTCGAACAACATCACCTCGTTGCGGACGGCGGTGTTGAAGAGTGTTTGCGTGCATCGGCGGCATTTGAGGTTGGAGTCGTTGAGGACGCTGGTGCTGGCGGACAACTCGCTGACGAGAATTCAACTTTCCACGGATGATGTCACGACGCTCGGGGAGTCGGAGGACGCCGAGTGGAGTTTGATTGGGGTGGCCAAGTCGCGGTTGATCTTCCCGAACCTCTCTATGCTGGATATTAGCAACAACTCGCTGAAGGAGATCCCGCCGTCGATTCACGAGTTGACGAACCTGAGCGTGCTGAACATCAGCGGGAACATGGACATTACGGAGCTTCCGCCGCACATGGGACTGCTGTCCCGGTTGTGGAATCTGAACACGCGAGGGTGCTCCCTCCAGGACCCGCTGCGATCGATGATCGATAGCAAGAAGTACAAAACCATGGACATCATCGGCTACCTCAAGTCGGTGTACGAGGACGCAAGACCGTACGCCCGCATGAAGCTGATGGTCGTCGGAGTTCAGGGCATCGGCAAGACCAGCCTGCTCGACCAACTCCGCAACGAAGGCCCCTCCCGCAACAAGAAGCAGGTCGATCACTGGGCCAAACGGATGGGCCACAAAAACATCAACACCAAAACCAGCCGCGGCATCAACATGTCCACGGTCGGCGTCGACATCGGCGACTGGGTCTGCGAGAAGAAGCTCCGCGGCCACTCCACCCACGGTCCCGTCATCTTCCGGACTTGGGACTTTGGCGGCCAGAAAGAGTACTACGCCACCCATCAATACTTCCTCTCCAAGCGTAGTCTCTACCTCGTCCTCTGGCGGATCATCGACGGCCGAAAAGGCCTCGCCGAAGTGCTCCAATGGCTCGGCAACATCCAAGCCCGTGCCCCCAACTCCCCCGTCATCATCGTGGGAACGCACTACGACGCCGTCGGCGAAACCCTCCCCGCGAAAAAAGCCGAAGAACTCCAACAGATCATCCGCGATCGCTTCATCGCCGTGTCGGACGCCGAGAAGATCGGCCTGCCGCGCGTGCTCGACTCGATCGAGGTCAGCTGCAAAACCGGCCACAACGTCAAACTGCTCGCGAACCTCATCTACGACACGGCGTTCTCCCTGCGATCGCCCGGCTGCAAGGATCTCCTGCTCTACCAACGCGTCCCCGCCAGCTACCTCGCGCTGGAAGACGTCGTTGGAACCATTTCCTCCTCACTGCGCCAATTCGGAGCGGACCCGGTCCTGGACTCGGATCGCTACCGGCAAGCCGTTACGCAGGAGATGCAGCTGCGGGGCTTCAAGGGATTCCGGGATTGGTCCGAGCTGAATCAGGCGACGATGTTCCTGCACGATAATGGGGTGCTGCTGCATTACGACGATGCGACGTTACGGGATCTGTACTTTTTGGATCCGCAATGGCTGTGTGATATGTTGGCGCACGTTGTGACGGTGCGGGAGATTAATCCGTTTGCGCGGACCGGGGTGATGAAGATGGACGATCTGCAGCACGTGTTCAAGAGTTCGTGTCTGGGGACGAATGATAATAGGAG CTACATTGTTAGCTTGCTGAACAAATTTGAGGTTGCACTTTCGTGGGATGCACGAACGCTGCTGATTCCTTCGCTGCTTCCGGTGGAAGAAGACAGTACTGCGGAACGAGTTGTTACTGTGAAG ATCGCAACCCGCTCCAAGGGCTGGGTCATGCGCGCCACCCGTCGCAACCCGAGCACCACCTCGTACGAACCCGTGGTGCCCTCCGAGCCCCAAACGCCAACGCTAAACAACGCTTGCGACATCCAAACGCTGCCCCGGCCGGAGCAAACCATATCCCGTCTGCTGCTAATGTCCTACTTCCCGTCCGGCTTCTGGTCCCGGTTGATAACGCGAGTCCTGGCGGATGATCAGGTCGTTGAGGCCATTCGCAGTTTGTACCCGCTGGAGAAGCAAGCCGCGGCGGATCCGGACATTGCGCAGATGCTGAACCTGTCGTCGCACTGGGCGGTTTGGCAGACGGGGCTGGCGCTGTACTACGGGTCGACGTTGGTGTTCAAGATGCGGGAGATTTCCGTGACCTGTCCGGCTTCGCCGTATCGGAACCCGATGAATCGGTTCAAGCTGAAGCAGGACGGAATTTGGTGCGACATTGATTTGACGTCGTCGTCGATCTTGGAGATTTACTTCCCGTTGAACGCGCTCAAGGTGAGGAAGTTGGACGAAGTTGGGGCGGAGTTGACCGCGGTGGAGATCGAGGCGAACGTTCAGTGCGTTACGCAGCTGTTGGCGTTGAGCGTGGATCACATCGATCTGCTGCTTGAGGATTGGTATCCGACGCTGGGAACCAGGTTTGTGCACACTTCCGAAGGTCGCTTCTTGGTGACCCGCCTGGTTCCGTGTCCAAAGTGTTTACGGGATTGCGAAGATCGTCACGTGCCCAACTTCCCGTCCCAGGTGAAACCAACCTCGGCGTATGGGCCGGGTCAACGACCTACGCTTCATAAACGATTAAGCGTAGATCGCCGAGCGGAACTTGGGGAACCCAGCGGACTCAACGAACTCCCCGGGATTCTGAACGACTTGGTTCCGACCCGCAAGTCCCAGGACTCGGTTGGCTGGTCGGACTGTGATTCCGGCGTGGGCCAGGAGTCGGCGGACAGCTCGCGAGCGACCTCGATCGAGGGTCATCCGCTGGTCAACGCCGGAGACATGCCAGGACCGCCGAGCTACTCGTGGATGGTCGAGGAGTGTATTCTGGCGGCGTACGACAAAAAGTCGGTGGCGTGTCCCATCCACGGGGAGATCGAGCTGAGCCGGATTACGCCGGATGTG AACTTCATGGATCTCTCGGAGAGCTACCTGATCAAGTCGGAGAACGTCAACCGGGGTCCCCTCCTGGGTCGCGGCGCCTTCGGCTTTGTGTTCAAAGCGACCTGCAAGACGCGCGGCTCCAAAGCGGTCATCCCCGTAGCAATGAAGATGCTCCAACCGGTTGCGCCGGGACCTCGGGCCCGTCAAAGTGCCATCATAGCGTACAAAGCTGCACTCGGCAAGTGGGAACGTGACCCGCTGCAGCACTCGTGCAAGGCGTACTGCACCGCCCGCCAAGAGCTGGCCGTCCTGCTAACGCTGCGACATCCGAACATCGTTCCGCTGATCGGAGTTTGTACGCAGCCGTTGGCGCTGGTGCTGGACTTGGCTCCGAAGGGTGCGCTGGACGCGGTCTTGCGGCACTTTAGGCGGAGTGGAGCCCGCATTGGGCCGTACTGCTTCCAGTCGCTGGTGCTGCAGGCGGCCAAGGCCATGGAGTACCTGCACCGGCGGAGGGTCATCTACCGGGATCTGAAGGCGGAGAACATACTGGTGTGGGAGTTCCCGGAGCCGCATGC TGACGACCACCCCGCCAACTCGGTCCACATTAAGGTCGCCGACTACGGCATCAGCCGCATCACGCTGCCGTCCGGTTCCAAGGGCTTCGGTGGCACCGAGGGCTTCATGGCGCCGGAGATAATGCGCCACAACGGCGAGGAAGAGTACACCGAGAAGGTGGACTGCTTCTCGTTCGGGATGTTCCTGTACGAGTTGATTGCGTTGCGGCAACCGTTCGAGGGTCACGAAGCCGTTAAGGAGTGCATCCTGGAGGGGGGCCGTCCGGTGCTGACGCAACGCGAGACGCAGTTTCCGTCGTACTGTTTGGATTTGATGGTGCTGTGCTGGGATCAACAGCCCAAGGTTCGCCCTTCGGCTAGTCAGATTGTGTCGATTGCGAGCGCGCCGGAGTTTACCCACCTGATTGACGTGATCTCGCTGAACCACATCGGGAACGCGATGGACGGAATTTCGTGCCAGATTGCAAGCGGGGAGGACGAGACGGTGATTTCCGGGTACGAGCTGTGGTTCCCGTGCTCGAACTCGCGCGTTGACATTCTGCTCGGGTCGAACAAGGGCTGGCAGCAGTACCACCGGATTCTGTGTCCGGCGATTGGGACGCCGGTTAAGACCGCCAGCGGAAGTGGTTACCACTCGCAGCCGACGACGCCGCACTCGGTCAAGCAGATCAAACTTACGACGGCTTGTATTGTGGAGAAGAACGTGTGGATTGGAGACGCCGAGGGAAACATCTACGCGTTCAACGCGTCCGACTGCAGTCACCAGTTCTCGTACGCCCTGGAACCGGCCCAGCCCTGTCCGGTCGTAGCTCTAGTCTACCTGAAGCGATTCTCGCGAGTGGCCGCAGGTCTCGAAAACGGACGACTCTTCCTGCTGGACTCAACGCTCACGCCGAGCACGTCGGTCTCCGCCGAAGGGAGCTTCGTCCTGTCCGAGCTGGGTTCCGGCGAGCAGCTGTTCAGCGTGTGCCCCCTGTGGCGGAACGAGACGGAGTGCGAGCTGTGGTGTGGCGAAACGGACGGAGCGATGAACGTGTTCTCGCTGAAGAACTCGCACGTGTCCGGTCAGCACCATTTGACGCACTTCCAGACGCCGATTCCGACGCGGGGGTTGACGGTGGCGTTGCTGGAGGCTTCCGATGATTTTGTGTACTCGTACGTGGCGCCCGGGTGCATTTTGTACCAGTGGAGGTCCAGTGGGAAGCAGATCGAGAATAGGCTGGACTGTTCGAAGTTGGTGCCGTGCTCGGAGAGTTTGAAGAGTATCGCGATCGATGAGCACCTGAGTCCCGGGAAGTGTCAG GTTTCCACGATGGCCGCCCTGAACGGCGAACTGTACGTCGGAACCACGTGGGGTTGCATCATAATCGTGGAGAAACTCTCGCTGCGCCCCATCACCATCTTCCGTCCCTTCGAGGAGGACGTTCGCTGCATAGTTCCGCTGTATGGGGGTCCCGTTCCGATGGTGGTTACCGTGGGCCGCGGCTACCGGTCGCTGATTGACCGGTACACGGATTTCACGACCGGCCAGGTGGCGACCCCGTCGGCATCGTCCCAGGACAAACGTCTCAAGGAGGCACTGCTGAAGGATCGTTCGAATAATATGCACGCGCTGATTTGGACCGCGGAACATTGGACGCCGGTTTAA